GGTTCCCCCTGCCGCCGGACAGCTTGCGGGCTGCGCCATCACCTCAGCGGCGATACCGGGCAGCGCCGCCTTCAAGTCCGCGAGGCTGTAACCGGTGTCCTGCGACAGGCCGGTGACAGACTGAGTCCTGTACGAAGAGCCCCGCGCCGTCGTGGTTCCCGTCGGCCATCGCCTGGCCGGCCGCAGTTCCGTCACTCTCGACGACATCGCCGACGAACCCCTGCCCCGGGTGTCCGACCCGCACTGGAACGCGTACTGGCGCATCGATCCCCGGCCCGGCGGACACTCCGCACCCGACGGCCCGCTCATCGAGAACATCGAGGACAAGACCGAGCACATCGCCGCCGGACAGGCCGTCGCGATCGTCCCGTGCGGTGAATACCTCAACCGCCTGCGCCCCGGACTGACCACCCTCGCCCTGAAAGGTGTCACACCCGCTCATGTCGTCCTGGCCACCCGCGCCGACGACCACAACCAGCTGGTGACGACGTTTCGACAACTCGCCGAGCACTACCTCGCCCGGCCGCTCTAGTGCTCCGACCGGGCAAATTCACCGGGTCATGGCGGGCAGCGTTCGCGGAAAACCGTTTCGAGTGTTGCCGCGCTGCCTCTACTGTGACGCGGTGACGACTGACGTGATCGTTCTCAACGGTGGCTCCAGCTCGGGGAAGTCCGGGATCGCCCGGTGTCTGCAGGCGGTCCTGCCGGATCCGTGGCTGGCCCTCGGGACCGACACGCTGGTCGACGCGATGCCCGCGTCCATGCAGGCGTCGGATGCGGGGATCGAGTTCGCTCCGGACGGACAAGTGACCGTCGGCCCGGAGTTCCGGATGCTGGAAGCGGCATGGATCGAAGGGGTCGCCGCGATGGCCCGTGCGGGTGCTCGGGTGATCGTCGACGAGGTCTTCCTCGGTGGAGCGGACTCGCAGAAGCGATGGCAGAAGGTTTTGGGCGACCTGCGGGTGCTGTGGGTCGGCGTCCGGTGTGACAGTGCTGTTGCCGCAGGCCGCGAGGTCGCGCGAGGTGATCGGGGCATCGGCATGGCGGCGTCCCAGGCGGACGTTGTCCACCGGGGCGTGGTCTATGACCTGGAGGTGGACACCGAGCAGGCCGAGTCGATGGAGTGCGCACGGACCATCGCCGCATATGTGAGCTGATCGGCGGCCCGGCTGCCTGCCGCTATCACCGCAGCGCCGGGACGGTCAGGCCACTGCGGCCAGGGACCGCCCTCCCCGGCGGACGCCCCTCTCGCTGCCGGACGCGCTGACCGACCGGAGCAACGCCGAGGTCACCAAAGTCTTCGTCAAGATCTGCCCCATCGACTGCCGGCACGTCCCCCGTGAACTGTTCCGAAGCGATGCCGCACCCAATTTGGTGCAGCGGACCAACTTGGAATGTTGCACCAAATGTGGCAGCATCGAGGTATGCCGACGCCAGCACGCCGATCACAGCGGCGCAATCAGGTGCTCTCCAGGGAGCGGATCATCGACACCGCGGTCGAGCTGCTCGATGCGGGCGGTGAGCCCGCGCTGACCGTTCGGGCACTGACCGAACGGTTGTCCACCGGCTCCGGAGCGATCTACTACCACGTGGGCACCCGGGACGAGTTGCTCGACACGGCGACGGAAACCGTGATCGGTGCGGCGCTGGCGACCCGGCCCGCCGGGACCGCGGACACGCCGGGAGACGAGATCCGAGTTGTTGCCCTTGCCCTGTTCGACGCGATCGCCGCACATCGGTGGCTCGCCACGCGGCTGACCCTCCAGATCGTCCGGAACCCGGTCGGCCCGGTGACGGTGGGGATCTTCGAGCGGATCGGCGGGCAGATGGGCGCCCTGGGGGTGCCGCGGGCCTCCTGGTTCGACGCGGCCTCGATGCTCGTGCACTACATGCTCGGAGCCGTCAGCCAGAACGCCCGCATCGAGGGTGACACGTCAGGGATCGACCCCGAGGGGGACCGTGAAGAGTTCTTCGACGCGGCGTCGTCGGCATGGCAGGGGCTCGACCCGGAGGCTTACCCGTTCATGCACGCCATCGTCGGCCAGATGAGAGAGCACGACGACCGCGAGCAGTTCCTCACCGGCATTGCCGTCATGCTCGACGGCCTCACCCGTCTGCGCTGACCCGGCCGATCGGCCGGGTGTCCCATGGTCGCTGATCGAAAAGGACACATCTCATGCATGACGTCGTGATCGCGGGCGGCGGGCCGGTCGGTCTGTTCCTGGCCGGCGAGCTGGCCCTGTCCGGCTGCTCGGTTCTGGTCCTTGAGCGGGACCCGGATCCCACCTCACCCCTGAAGGCGCTTCCGCTCGGGCTGCGGGGCCTGAACGCCGGGTCGGCCGAGACGTTCTACCGCCGCGGCCTGCTGGAGGCGATAGCACGGGCTTCGGGAGTCGACGCGGACAAGGTGGGCGCCGGTCCAGAAGCGGTCGAGGCGCCCGACCCTCGAGAGCTGAGTCATTTCGCGGGCCTGATGCTCGACGCGTCCGGCATCGACACAGCCGCCCTTCCGCCCCGGCTGCCCAGTCCCGCGATGGAAGGGCTCATGACGAGCCTGCATGCGGTCGGAACGGTCCTGTCCGAGCGGGCCACCGCTCTCGGAGTCGAGATCATCCGGAACGCTTCCGTCACGGCCGTGGCCCAGGACACCGACGCCGTCCTCGTCACGGCAGGCGGCCAGGAGTACCAGGGGCGCTGGTTGGTGGGCTGCGACGGCGGACGGAGCACCGTACGTCAGCTCACCGGCTTCGAATTCGTCGGCACCGAACCGCTGTTCACCGGCTACGTCGCCAAGGTCACCTTCGCCGACCCGGAGCAGCTGCCCCTGGGATTCAACCTGACGTCGAACGGCATGTATCTGCGTACACCCCTCGAAGGACACCTGGGCATGATGGACTTCGACGACGGCTCCTTCGACCGCTCCCAGGCGCTGACCCGCGAACACCTCCAGACGGTCCTGCGCCGCATCAGCGACACCGACGTGACGCTGAGCGAGGTCCATCTCGCCTCCAGCTTCACCGACCGTGCGATGCAGACGACCACGTATCGAAAGGGCCGGGTTCTGCTCGCCGGCGACGCGGCACACATCCACTCCCCCCTGGGCGGCCAGGGCCTCAACCTCGGCATCGGCGACGCCGCCAACCTCGGCTGGAAGCTCGCCGCGACCGTACGCGGCTCCGCCCCCGAGGGCCTGCTCGACACCTACACCACGGAGCGGCACCCCCTTGGCGCCGCCGTGCTGGACTGGTCCCGCGCCCAGGTCGCGACCATGAAGCCGGGCGCCAACGCCCACGCGCTGCGCCGACTCGTCCACGATCTGCTGCGCACCACCGACGGAACAACACACGCGTACCGAAAGACATCAGGGCTTCTCCACCGCTACGACCTGGGAAGCGAACAGCCCTTCATCGGCCTCACCGCCCCGGACTTCCGCTTCGAGGACGGCACTCGCCTCGGCGAGCTGCTGCGTAAAGGGCGGGGAGTCGTACTCGACTTCAGCATCGACCGCGCGCTGCAGGCCGCGGCCAAGGGGTGGGCGGACCGGATCCACTACGCGGCCGGCCCCGCGCGCAACGATCTCGGGCTGCGTGCCGCGCTCGTTCGGCCCGACGGCGTCGTGGCCTGGGCGAGCGAACAAGCCCCGGATCGCAACACGTTCGGGCAGGCGGCCTACCGGTGGTTCGGTGCGCCGCAGAGCCAGCGGGCTTCACGCACCGGACACCACGGGCACCGCACCGGACTTTCGAACCACCCCCTGTGACGCACGGCGTCTCCTCGGGCCCCGTTCCAGGCGCACGATCGCGAAGAAGCCCCCGGCCCCTCCACCACACCGGACGCGGCGGTCGCCTGGCATCGAACTCGTCGAGTACCAACACCCTCAAGCAACCCCTCCACCAATACGGTCAAGAGAAGGGCAACGCCATCAACAACACAGCCAACTCCGAAGGTTCGGCCCCGCACACAGGTGCATGGGTGCGTACGTGGGGCGCATCCCCGCAGGCACCGGACAACTCCGTCAGCTGCATCGATCCGTTCGAGGACGCGACGCTGCGGCAGATCGTCCGCATCACAGGCGGCGGACACCGCATCCGCATCCGAGTCAGCAACGAATACGGAACCGCACCGCTGACCATCGGCGCCGCTCGTGTCGCCCTCACGGACACCGACGACACACTGCAACACGGAAGCGGTCATGCGGTGACCTTCAGCGGCCGGTCGGCCGCCACCGTGCCGGTGGGCGCACCGATCCTCAGTGACCCCATCGATCTGCGGACCGCCGACTTGTCTCGGCTGACCATCAGCCTCCACCTGCCTGGCCGAGTCGACACCGCAACCTGCCACGGAACCTTCCACGCGCTCGGCTGGCTCATACCCGGCGACGCGACCGCCCTCACGTCACCACCCGCGGACGCCGCTCCCTTGCCGGCGCAAGCCCTGATCACGGCCGTGGAAGTGCAGCCCGAGGCACCGACCCAGGCCATCGCCGTGATCGGCGACTCCCGTGTCGATGGCATGGGATCCACCCCTGGCACCGACCGACGCTGGACGGACAGACTCGCCGAACGTCTCGCAGCCCGCGGCGGACAGGCACTCTGCGTGGTCAACCAGGGCATCAGCGGCAACCGCATGCTCAACGACGGCATCGGCACCGCCGCCCTTGCCCGCTTCGACCGCGACATCCTCGCCACGCCCGGCCTCGGCCATGTGGTGATCGCCGTGGGCAACGACCTCGTCTTCTCCTTCGCCCCACACACCGAGGAGACCGCAGGTCTCCTCTCGATGTTCCCCGGCACACCCGTCGGTGTCGACGACATCATCGCCGCACACCTCCAACTGGTGGCACGCGCCCGCGCACACGGTGTGAAGGCCCACGCGGCGACCATAGCGCCCTACGGCAGCTCGGAACTGTACTCGGCCGAAGGTGACAAGGCGCGCGAGGAGGTCAACACGTGGATACGCACGAGCGACACCTTCGACGGCATACTCGACTTCGACGCCGTCTGGCGCGACCCCGCCGACTCCACCCACATCCGCAGTGACCTGCACATGGGTGACCACCTTCACGGCAATGACGCGGGCTATGCCGCCCTCGCGGAATCCATCGACCTCTCCCTCTTCAACTGACCGATGGCAGGGGCGGTTTCTGAGCGACGATGCGGCAGAAGGTCCCCCGAACGCCTCCGACAGTGCCGCGGCAGCGCGGCACATACGGCGACCGCTCATGGCGAAGTAGTCATACGTTTCGCGCTCTTCGGCGGGAGGCCGGGCGGGGGCAGGCCCGCCGACAGTCGGGATGAGGCGCCCACTTAGGGCGAGGCGAGTGTGCGATGGCGGTCGGCGAGAATGCGGCGGCGCGACGCGCCTCAGCGGACGGCGAGGGTCCCACGGGCGAACGCCCAGATGATCAGGGCGGCGGCGAGCAGGGCGCCGGCGCCCGTCATGACCAGCGTCCAGCCGCCGCCCTGCCACAGCACGGTGGCCAGCGCGGACCCGATCGTGCCGCCGATGAAGTTGCCGCTGACGAAAGCGGTGTTGAGCCGGCTGCGGCTCTGCGGTTCCACGCTCATCAGCCGGGTCTGGTTGAGTACGTTGACGGTCTGGATCCCGATGTCCAGCACCAGCACCGCGATCAG
This region of Streptomyces ortus genomic DNA includes:
- a CDS encoding LysR substrate-binding domain-containing protein, with the protein product MYEEPRAVVVPVGHRLAGRSSVTLDDIADEPLPRVSDPHWNAYWRIDPRPGGHSAPDGPLIENIEDKTEHIAAGQAVAIVPCGEYLNRLRPGLTTLALKGVTPAHVVLATRADDHNQLVTTFRQLAEHYLARPL
- the cpt gene encoding chloramphenicol phosphotransferase CPT translates to MTTDVIVLNGGSSSGKSGIARCLQAVLPDPWLALGTDTLVDAMPASMQASDAGIEFAPDGQVTVGPEFRMLEAAWIEGVAAMARAGARVIVDEVFLGGADSQKRWQKVLGDLRVLWVGVRCDSAVAAGREVARGDRGIGMAASQADVVHRGVVYDLEVDTEQAESMECARTIAAYVS
- a CDS encoding TetR/AcrR family transcriptional regulator, which produces MPTPARRSQRRNQVLSRERIIDTAVELLDAGGEPALTVRALTERLSTGSGAIYYHVGTRDELLDTATETVIGAALATRPAGTADTPGDEIRVVALALFDAIAAHRWLATRLTLQIVRNPVGPVTVGIFERIGGQMGALGVPRASWFDAASMLVHYMLGAVSQNARIEGDTSGIDPEGDREEFFDAASSAWQGLDPEAYPFMHAIVGQMREHDDREQFLTGIAVMLDGLTRLR
- a CDS encoding FAD-dependent oxidoreductase; this translates as MHDVVIAGGGPVGLFLAGELALSGCSVLVLERDPDPTSPLKALPLGLRGLNAGSAETFYRRGLLEAIARASGVDADKVGAGPEAVEAPDPRELSHFAGLMLDASGIDTAALPPRLPSPAMEGLMTSLHAVGTVLSERATALGVEIIRNASVTAVAQDTDAVLVTAGGQEYQGRWLVGCDGGRSTVRQLTGFEFVGTEPLFTGYVAKVTFADPEQLPLGFNLTSNGMYLRTPLEGHLGMMDFDDGSFDRSQALTREHLQTVLRRISDTDVTLSEVHLASSFTDRAMQTTTYRKGRVLLAGDAAHIHSPLGGQGLNLGIGDAANLGWKLAATVRGSAPEGLLDTYTTERHPLGAAVLDWSRAQVATMKPGANAHALRRLVHDLLRTTDGTTHAYRKTSGLLHRYDLGSEQPFIGLTAPDFRFEDGTRLGELLRKGRGVVLDFSIDRALQAAAKGWADRIHYAAGPARNDLGLRAALVRPDGVVAWASEQAPDRNTFGQAAYRWFGAPQSQRASRTGHHGHRTGLSNHPL
- a CDS encoding SGNH/GDSL hydrolase family protein, translating into MRTWGASPQAPDNSVSCIDPFEDATLRQIVRITGGGHRIRIRVSNEYGTAPLTIGAARVALTDTDDTLQHGSGHAVTFSGRSAATVPVGAPILSDPIDLRTADLSRLTISLHLPGRVDTATCHGTFHALGWLIPGDATALTSPPADAAPLPAQALITAVEVQPEAPTQAIAVIGDSRVDGMGSTPGTDRRWTDRLAERLAARGGQALCVVNQGISGNRMLNDGIGTAALARFDRDILATPGLGHVVIAVGNDLVFSFAPHTEETAGLLSMFPGTPVGVDDIIAAHLQLVARARAHGVKAHAATIAPYGSSELYSAEGDKAREEVNTWIRTSDTFDGILDFDAVWRDPADSTHIRSDLHMGDHLHGNDAGYAALAESIDLSLFN